A stretch of the Biomphalaria glabrata unplaced genomic scaffold, xgBioGlab47.1 scaffold_20, whole genome shotgun sequence genome encodes the following:
- the LOC106079844 gene encoding coiled-coil domain-containing protein 1-like: protein MMTLMMTLMIFDDDFDDDFDDDFDDDFDDDLDNDLDDDLDDDLDDDFDDNSDDDLDDDLDDNFDDNLDNDLDDDLDDDFDDDLDDDFDDNLDDDLDDYFDDDFDDGFDDNSNDDLDDDLDDDFDDNSDDDLDDDLDDDFDDNSDDDLDDDFDYDFDDNLDDYFDDDFDDNSDDDLDDDFNDNSDDDLDDDFNDDFDDDLGDDSDDDLGDDFDGNSDDYFDDDLDNDFLVLCRGSLSSRWIPGRVSLEGHTGFVTVAYIYHIAFLTALFTSNATHVGLIIAIYLFIIAVIPYP, encoded by the coding sequence atgatgactttgatgatgactttgatgatctttgatgatgactttgatgatgactttgatgatgactttgatgatgactttgatgatgacttagATAATGACTTAGATGATGACTTAGATGATGACTTagatgatgactttgatgataaCTCTGATGATGACTTAGATGATGACTTAGATGATAACTTTGATGATAACTTAGATAATGACTTAGATGATGACTTagatgatgactttgatgatgacttagatgatgactttgatgataaCTTAGATGATGACTTAGATGAttactttgatgatgactttgatgatggCTTTGATGATAACTCTAATGATGACTTAGATGATGACTTagatgatgactttgatgataaCTCTGATGATGACTTAGATGATGACTTagatgatgactttgatgataaCTCTGATGATGACTTAGATGATGACTTTGATTATGACTTTGATGATAACTTAGATGAttactttgatgatgactttgatgataaCTCTGATGATGACTTAGATGATGACTTTAATGATAACTCTGATGATGACTTAGATGATGACTTtaatgatgactttgatgatgacttagGTGATGACTCTGATGATGACTTAGGTGATGACTTTGATGGTAACTCTGATGAttactttgatgatgacttagATAATGACTTTCTTGTATTATGCAGAGGCAGCCTTAGCAGTAGGTGGATTCCTGGGCGAGTGTCACTAGAGGGTCATACAGGATTCGTAACTGTAGCTTATATATACCATATCGCATTTCTCACTGCTCTGTTCACATCTAATGCAACACATGTAGGTCTTATCATTGCAATTTACTTATTCATAATAGCCGTAATACCTTATCCGTAA